TTCCCCAAGAGAAAGATGGAGAAATAGCTGGCAATTCTCTATATGTAAAGGCAGATATGGAAGAATTATTAAAAGAAACAAAGTGTTATGAACAAAAAAGAAGAATTGCAAAGTTCATTGGTTTGGGGGACATCAGCCTAGAAAGAATTGATGAAAAGTTAGAAGAGAAGATCGACATCGCAATTTTCAGTGATATATTCAATTATGTTGATTACAAATTAATTTTGGATAAAATTGGGAAGTATATTGCAAAAGATGGGAGGGTAGTCATCCTTAATAAGCCTGGAAGGGGGTACAAAGAATTCTTTTCTAACAAAGGAGTGAAAAGTAATCACGATTTGATAGATTGCATCAAATTAAAAGGATATTATGACATAGAAAGATGTTTAGATGCTAGACGATCAAGACCAAGTTATGGACCTTGGCGTGAGGTGGAATGGTCCGATCATGAAGATGACAACACATGGATGTTATTGATAGTAAAAAAGAAATCTAAGAAATTTGATTTATTTACTTAGCATTTTAGTTATAGCGGAAGGTACTTTTGATCAATATTCATATTCTTATTCTTATTTAATATCTTAAAGATATGTTAATTTGTTTTAATAATTCTTTGCTCCAACTCCCTCAGTCGATCTAACTTTAGTTCTAAATCTTCAATTCGTTGGTTCCACCATCTTTGCACATATTCAAGTTTTCCTAAAACATCTCTGATTTCTTCTTTCAAGTTTCTTGGCAAGATTCCCTTGACCAAATTCTTCCTTCGCATTTCTGGGTCGCCATTGTCATGATAATCGTCCTTTAGACTGGTTTTGAGTAGGTTTACCAAAATATCGACCTCACGATCGGTCAGGTTTAATGTAGGCATAATTTCTCCTTGATATTAGAGGAAGTCTAATATATATTTTAAAGAATAAGTTATATATAGTCTAGAACTCATTCACATGTTTTAAATTTGGACAGGTCCTCGCCTTTAATCTTACACCCCTTGCATGGTCTCTTTATCCATCCATTTCTAATCCATCTTGCAGCTTTACTACGACGAGAGTTTCTAACAATTATATACTGTCCACACTTGGTAAGTAATTTAACATAGTTTCCAAATTCATTTATCGAAGATACTTTATGTAGTTTGCCTGATCTAGAGATGAAAATACCAAACTCATTAACCAATGAAGATATATTCTGAATTCCCACTGGTTGCTCAGCCAAGATTGATCATTTTATTCTTCCAATTCCTCTAACCATCTATATGGTATTCCTTGATCCGATCTACTCATCATCTCCTGCTTTCCTTTAGGAGTCAAGATGTAGTCCTTCAAAGTTGAGCCCCTTTTAATCAGTCCTTTCTCGACAAGACCATCAGCATAATTTCGGAACATACCAAAACACATCCCACATTCACCCATCATTCTAGTGAAACTAGATCTTCCCTTATGAGATAATAGGATGTACATTATCCTTAACTCCGGAGATGTAAGTTCTGCCTTTTGAGGAGATACACGAGCTCCACAGGCAGGGCAGAATTTCGCATTTTCAGGAATCGGACTACTACATTCAGAACAAAATGGCATTTTTACTCCTCTTTATAGAATAATAAATACTGGTTATTTAATTCTTTGATGTTTTAGGGATTGTAGTTTTGATTTATATGATCAGATATGTACATTAATAAAGGATATAACTATGTTTTAATACTAATTCGGTTGCATTAAAACAATGTTATATTCAAAATTTTTTAATATTTTTTAAATATTTTTACGTATTTTTTTATGTCAACTTTAATTGATAATAACTTTCATAAAAATTTTTATCGAAAACGCTAAGTATTTATAGAGTCTGGTCCCATATATATGCCGGAGGCATTCTAGTTGAGTAAAGAAGTAATGAAAGATTCAGTCATTAAAGGCGATGCAGGAACAGCAAAATCAGAAGCAGGAAAAGCATTGAGTGCTGGCATGTCTGCCAAAGATGCACTTGATGCCCTCGTTTCTGGAATGAATGTTATAGCCAAACAATTCGAAGATGCAGAAATATACCTACCTCAAGTTATGGTAGCTGCAGATGCAATGATCGCGGGTATCGAGGTACTTGAGCCTGAACTTGCCAAGGCTGGAGCCACAGCTTCACCGGGCAAGGTCGTAATAGGAACCGTACAAGGTGATATTCACGACATTGGAAAGACAATAGCAGCAATCATGTTGAGGGGT
This portion of the Candidatus Methylarchaceae archaeon HK02M2 genome encodes:
- a CDS encoding zinc-ribbon domain-containing protein — encoded protein: MPFCSECSSPIPENAKFCPACGARVSPQKAELTSPELRIMYILLSHKGRSSFTRMMGECGMCFGMFRNYADGLVEKGLIKRGSTLKDYILTPKGKQEMMSRSDQGIPYRWLEELEE
- a CDS encoding cobalamin-dependent protein (Presence of a B(12) (cobalamin)-binding domain implies dependence on cobalamin itself, in one of its several forms, or in some unusual lineages, dependence on a cobalamin-like analog.), translated to MSKEVMKDSVIKGDAGTAKSEAGKALSAGMSAKDALDALVSGMNVIAKQFEDAEIYLPQVMVAADAMIAGIEVLEPELAKAGATASPGKVVIGTVQGDIHDIGKTIAAIMLRGAGFTVFDLGRDVPIGNFWSTCKENDCQIVAVSALMSATTLFQRNVVEEGKEEGLYPKVGVLIGGACTTPEWAEEIGAVLANNASEGVYRAREMVGA